The Pan troglodytes isolate AG18354 chromosome 19, NHGRI_mPanTro3-v2.0_pri, whole genome shotgun sequence region tccgtctcaaaaaaaaaaaaaaattagccgggcgtggtgccgcatgcttgtaatcccagctactcaggaggctgaggcaggagaatcgtttgaacctgagaggcagaggttgtggtgagccgagatcatgccattgcactccagcctgggcaacgagagcgaaactctgtctcaaaaaaaaaaaaaaaagaaaagaaaagaaatgtggagAGGAGCACATGTCCTAAATTGATTTGCAGAACTAAAGTTGTCTACCCTCCCGCACCTTgcatttctattccatttcccTCATCTCCAtcaacattataaatatttgaaaagaagcaATAGGTCATTAATGATTAGTATTGATCAGGCTTCAGAATCAAGAGTGCCAAGATTAGAGTCTTGGCTCCTCCTCTTCATAGTGTGTACCCTGAGCTACTATCGTGAGAGACACTGTGCCCACCAGCTTCAGGGAGTGGCAATGGGTGGCAATGGCAGATAGCCTTCAAGTGTCAGCCACTTAGGAGATTTCCTCTGCTGAAGAGAGCCAGTTCACTCCAAGTCCCCTCCCAAGATGGCTCACATCCAGTGTCTGATCAATGAGAAGTGGGTGAGTGAGGAGAGTGGAGGCAGGTGTGGGGGAGGCATTTGATAAGGGTCCAGCCCTCTTTCATCAACTctgacaattctttttttcttcttcttctttttttttttttttttttttgagatggggtttcgctcttgttgcccaggctggagtgcaatggcacaatcaccggctcaccacaacttctgcctcccgggttcaagcgattctcctgccacagcctcccgcgtagctgggattacaggcatgtgccaccacacccggctaattttgtatttttagtagagatgaggtttctccatgttggtcagggtggtctcgaactcccaacttcaggtgatccacccgccttggcctcccaaagtgctgggattacaggcttcagccagcACGCCcggactttttttcttctttttttttgagatggagtttcgccctcgttgcccagactggagtgcaatggggtgatctcggctcactgcaacctctgcctcctgggttcaaacgattctcctgtctcagcctcccgagtagctgggattacaggtgcatgccaccatgcccggctaatttttgtatttttagtagagacagggtttcactatgttggccaggctggtctcaaactcctgacctcaggtgatcagcctgcctcggcctcccaaagtactgggattacaggcgtgagccaccacacccggccaactctGACAATTTTGAAGGGTCATTCTAGTTCCAGAGCTCGTGGGGTGTTGGCGAATGCTGTCATTGGGCCTGAATCAGCTCAACTCCTTCCTGTGCCCACTCCTGCTGATTTCCCCTCCTATAAGTAGTGATCCCATTGGCACTACTTAAACATCCTGCAGGCTAAAAAAATATTATGGGCCAgacacagaggctcacgcctgtaatcccttggcctcccaaagtgctgggattacaggtgtgagccaccatgcccagcctataaaaaaaatttttttaattagccaggcatggtgttgcacacccgcagtcccagctactagggtggctgaagggagaggattgcttgagccctggagatcaaggctacagtgagctgtgatcatgctgctgcactccagctgggcaacagaatgagaccctgtctcaaaacaaaacaacaaaattattttttaaaattatggcatTGTTTCAAGAGCGTTTGTTATGTATTTGGCTGGGACCATGCTAACCGTTACTCGTATTTATTACATTTACTCCTGACAGCATTGACTGGTTGTGAAAACCAGTCATTGGTTATGAAATTGGTATTCCTAGTTCACATATGGCAGAATTGTGATTTAAACCTAGATCTGCTAGGGTCCTCCTATCAGCACACACACTCCAGCCCCACTTTAGAGGTACCCGCTACCTTCCCTCATTAAACCCAGCTCTCAAGAGGGGATCTGGTAACAGTCTAGATAGGCATTCCAGGGAGCATGTGAACCGCTGGTTCTTGTTGCGGGTGGAAGGATGGAGATGTTGTACAGAGTTTAGGTCTTTTTCAGCAAAGATCTCAAACCCCTGGTGTTCAAATCAAACCAAATGGTTATAGTCCCAGCTCTACTCTCAACTCACTGGGTTACTTTAGCCACGTGATTGCCCTCGCTGAGAGTCGGTTTCACTGTCCATAAGATGAAGAAGTACATCACGGTGGTCTGTGAGGTGTCATTGAGGAAAGATGGTCCAGTGCCCCCATGCCACATGGCCTTCCGGGCAGTGCTCCCAGCGCCGGCGCCAGGGCCTGGGATACGCTGGAATCTGCGCGGCGCTCACCCAGCTTTCCTATGCAGAGTGGCCATCGTGGTGGGCGCCCCGCGGACCCTGGGCCCCAGCCAGGAGGAGACGGGCGGCGTGTTCCTGTGCCCCTGGAGGGCCGAGGGCGGCCAGTGCCCCTCGCTGCTCTTTGACCTCCGTGAGTCCCAGGCAAGGAGAGCAAGGTTGGGGTCAGAGGGACGTGGACTGCCGGGCTTCAGCGCCCCACCCCTTCTTGTGCCTTCCAGGTGATGAGACCCGAAATGTAGGCTCCCAAACTTTACAAACCTTCAAGGCCCGCCAAGGACTGGGGGCGTCGGTCGTCAGCTGGAGCGACGTCATTGTGGTGGGCCCCGCGGTACAGGGCACAGGGAACAATCGGGGGAAGGGACACCTGGGGCCAGGAGGAGCCCAAGTCTCGCGCCCGTCCCCACTCCTGTGGCCTTTCTCCAGGCCTGCGCCCCCTGGCAGCACTGGAACGTCCTAGAAAagactgaggaggctgagaagacGCCCGTAGGTAGCTGCTTTTTGGCTCAGCCAGAGAGCGGCCGCCGCGCCGAGTACTCCCCTTGTCGCGGGAACACCCTGAGCCGCATTTACGTGGAAAATGATTTTAGTAAGCGCCAGCTACGACCTGGCCCCGCCCACTCGCGACGGCTTGGCCCCGCCCCCATCGGATCCCGCCCCCAGCGCCGCAGCCCTTGCTTTGGATCTGGCCTCGCCCCAGGGCCCCGCCGACTCAAGGCCCCGCCCCTGTCCCTCAGCCCTCCTCCGGGCTCGCGCGCGCCTCCCTTCACCCCTGCGCTGACCCCTCCTCCTTGTCTCCTGCAGGCTGGGACAAGCGTTACTGTGAAGCGGGCTTCAGCTCCGTGGTCACTCAGGCAAGTAGGGAGCAAAAGCGCAGTGGGGGCGGCTCCCAAACAGGGCCCCCTCTCACCCTCAGGACTTCCCTTCCAGGCCGGAGAGCTGGTGCTTGGGGCTCCTGGCGGCTATTATTTCTTAGGTACGTGCCCATCCGTACACCTCCCTCCCTTCTCGCGGCCCAAGGAGACCCGCGGTGTTTGGGCTTCACACCCGCTGTCCCTCCCGCCCTAGGTCTCCTGGCCCAGGCTCCAATTGCGGATATTTTCTCGAGTTACCGCCCAGGCATCCTTTTGTGGCACGTGTCCTCCCAGAGCCTCTCCTTTGACTCCAGCAACCCAGAGTACTTCGACGGCTACTGGGGTAACACCGCCCTTCCAGACTTCCAGCACCCCGAGGGTCACCGCCCACCGCAGACGGTCAGGTCCTGCCCCTGCGGgagcctccatgcccaccccTGCCGGCCAGCCCACCGCCTAAGCCGCTCCCGCCCTCCGCTCCTGCGGCTTCCCCGCAGACCGCCCACCTCCCATGCGCCCACCGCTCCCTTCCACTGCGGACTCGTAGCGCAGCCTGGGGCAGGGCTTGGCCCCTCGAAGGCCTCCGTTTTTCCATCTGCACAATGCAGGGCTGGGGCTGAGTGGCCTTAATCTCCTCCTTCTTTGCCCTCCTTCCCCTCTGTGCTTCCTCCCCTGGAAAAGACTAATTTGCGCCCGTGTCCTCAGGATACTCGGTGGCCGTGGGCGAGTTCGACGGGGATCTCAACACTACAGGCAAGAAATCCACTTAGGGCGGGAGTTGGGTAGCCCAACCTGGGGAGGAGCGCCTTCCTGAAATCTCCCCTATGTAGGGAAATCTTCCTGCACACAAATTTTTCCCTGGGTGCAGAACGGGGAGCGGGAAGTGGGTAGGTTCTAAGGCTCTCATTCCCTGAGCCTGGCTCTCCCTATCGCCAGAGTATGTCGTCGGTGCCCCCACTTGGAGCTGGACCCTGGGAGCGGTAAGTGCCCCCACCACTGGGCCTCCCGAAGCCCCTTATCCCAGTCCTCAGGCTGACAACTCCTGagcgccccccacccccgccccgcctCCACCAAACCACCCTTTCTCACCTGGAGTGGGAGGTTGCTTTGGGTACAAGAATGATGCTCTCGCCTGCGCTGTCCGTGCAGGTGGAAATTTTGGACTCCTACTACCAGAGGCTGCATCGGCTGCGCGGAGAGCAGGTGGGGGCCAGGTCCCAGTGGGCGTGGCTGGGTGGAAGGGGAACTGAGACTTCAGAATATTTCATGGGAGGTGAGGGCCCATTTCTTAGAGGATGCTGGTCCAGCGGCGTGAATGATGGTGCTCCTCATCTTGCAGATGGCGTCGTATTTTGGGCATTCAGTGGCTGTCACTGACGTCAACGGGGATGGGTGAGGAGGGACATGCCCCACCCCTACCCAGTTGGGTCCCAAATTACCAGAGCTGCCCTCTGTCTCCCTTTCCTAGCCCTAGTCTCACGTATCCACTGGAGGAACAGGAGAGCAAGGGTCGAGGAGATTTGGCCCTAGCCCCAATATACGCCTGGTCCAGTCCCATGTAACCACTCATCTGGCCCACAGGAGGCATGATCTGCTGGTGGGCGCTCCACTGTATATGGAGAGCCGGGCAGACCGAAAACTGGCCGAAGTGGGGCGTGTGTATTTGTTCCTGCAGCCGCGAGGCCCCCATGCGCTGGGTGCCCCCAGCCTCCTGCTGACTGGCACACAGCTCTATGGGCGATTCGGCTCTGCCATCGCACCCCTGGGTGACCTCGACCGGGATGGCTACAATGGTGAGGGAAGAGAGGAGCCCTACTTGTTGCAGAGGGGTTAACAGCCACTCAAAAAGCATGGAGTTGGCCTGAGGGCAGCCAGAACCAGGATGGGTTTTTAGCATATAAGTATGTGGCTTAGACACATGGGGTGCTGAGTGGAGAGCAGATGGGAGAGTTGAAGACTAATTAGGATGTGTTTGCCTTAATCCAGGCAAGAGACAATGACCACCTGGATGTGGATTTTGGCGGTGGAGTTAGAGATGGGAGTGACTTCACAGATATTTAGGACTCGGATTATTAGGACTTGGTGGGAGACTGGATGTGGGGCCAGGGGAGAGGTTGGAGTTGGGTGCCTGTGATGGCCTCCACTGCCTGGAACTCAGGCCGTGCAGCAGGTGCTGGGGAGAGGCGGGAGATCAGCAGTTCAGCTCTGGACCTGTTGAGCTTGAAGGGCTTGGGTGCTTTAGGCGGAAATATCCAAAGAACAGTTGGGAGTGGCTCTCCCCGCTTCCACAAGAGAGATCTGAATGGGAGACAGGGGTTTGGGGAAAGTGGATGAGGTCCCGGGACCTGTGAAATAAGAGGCCCAGGATAGAGCCCTATGGAGCAAAAGCATTTAGGTGATTCCTACAGGAGGTAAGTCTGAGAAGGAGACAGAGGAGTGtccagagagggaggagggaaccCAGGGGGTGTGATGGCCCGGGACTCAAGGAAGAGCATGCGTTAAAGAGCATGCACAGGAGGAAGTGGGCGCTgcagctcctgctgctgctgcaagGTACAATTAGGTGGGGCTGGAGAAATATTCATGGGCTTTAGCAAGAAGagggtgccaggcatggtggctcatacctgtaatcccagctacttgggaaattgaagcaggagaatctcttgaacccgggaagtggaggttgcactgagctgagattgcgccactactgcactccagcctgggtgacagagcaagactccatctcaacaacaacaacaacaacaaaaaaatagagaaagaaaggaagaaagaaaaaagaaggggagGTTATTAGTGACAGTGACATAAATTGATTCAGGCCAAGATAGGGTCAGAAGCCAGAATGCAATGGGGTAAGGTATGAATGGAGGTGAAAAATTGGATGCAGCTAATGTAGACAGCTCTTTCAACGGGTTTGTGGTAAAAAGGAATTtgaggaatagaaaggaaaaaaaaaaacatgtttgactataagaggaaaaagagaaaaggtgaTCACAGAAAAGAGATGAGGGTCAAGGGGAGATTATTTCAATGTGGAAGAACATGTAGTAGGTTGAAAATGATgttgtggggaaatggggtgatgAGCCAGCAGAGAGTCCCTGTGATGCCTCAGGGGGTGGGAGGGTGACTGGCCCAGTGTCAGGGTAAAGGAAGGAAACCTCTTCCAGGGTCAAatggggaaagggaaaagaaagtcgGTGTGGGATTATAGCATAACAGTGGGCTGCCTCTCTTCCTGAAGTAAGAGATTATGTCACCTGCTGAAGGAAGTGTGGGGGGTCTGGGAGTTTGATGGAATGGAGAAGGCTAGAAATAGATGCTAgatggtcaggcacggtggctcacacctggaatcccagcactttgggaggccgaggcaggaggatcactggagcctaggagtttgacaccagcctgggcaacatagggagatctcgtctccataaaaatttttaaaaattagctgggcatggtggctataGTCTCaactgcttgggaagctgaggtgggaggattgctttagtccagaaggttgaggctgcagtaagccatggttgcaccactgcacttcagcctgaatgacagtgcaagactgtcttaaaaataaaaaaattttaaaaggggcttgggcacggtggctcacacctgtaatcccagcactttgggagcccaaggtgggcagatcacttgaggtcaggagttcgagatcagcctggccaatgtggtgaaaccccgtctctactgaaaatacaaaaattagccgggcatggtggtaggcgcctgtaatcccagctactgaagaggctgaggcacaagaatcactttaacgggggaggcagaggttgcagtgagccgagatcgcaccactgcactccagccaggacaacagagcgagactccatctcaaaaaaaaaaatttagaaaagggaATAATGATGCTTAATTTTCAGGATATATTTTCCTCAATAGACAGTGAGAGTTGTCACTGTTTTTATAACAATCCTACTTGGCAGGTCCCTCTCCCACCTGATTGTTAACTCCTGGAGGGTAGGGCAGTGCCTCCTTCACCCACACTTTGCACCCCTTTCCTAGTCTCCTGGGATGTGCCCAGAGAAGCTCAGGAAAGTTTTACAGTCATCTAGGGAGGCTGAATAACAATCAGCCACTTCCTTTCTGTTACTCCTTCCAGACATTGCAGTGGCTGCCCCCTACGGGGGTCCCAGTGGCCGGGGCCAAGTGCTGGTGTTCCTGGGTCAGAGTGAGGGGCTGAGGTCACGTCCCTCCCAGGTCCTGGACAGCCCCTTCCCCACAGGCTCTGCCTTTGGCTTCTCCCTTCGAGGTGCCGTAGACATCGATGACAACGGATACCCAGGTGCCCTGGACTGCCTCCAGCTAGAAATGCCCAAGAAAGGCCCTTGGACATTCGCTGGAAGTGCCAAGAGACACGGCCAGGGGCTCATGCCTGGCCTGGTGTCCCACTATGGACTGCCAGAGGGGCTGGGTGAAACCTCCAGTGGGGGAGGTGGTGTGGGGAACCCCTGGGAAGATGAGATGAGGATCCCATGCCCTAATGGCCAATTCTGACCCATTCCTCGATGTCTATAGACCTGATCGTGGGAGCTTACGGGGCCAACCAGGTGGCTGTGTACAGGTGAGCACTGGCTCCAGGGGCGGGAAGGGGAAGGTCCTGTGCCATCAAGAGGAGGCCAGGCCAGGAGGAGCCACAATGGCAAGCCTACCCCATCACCCTATCCCATCAGAGCTCAGCCAGTGGTGAAGGCCTCTGTCCAGCTACTGGTGCAAGATTCACTGAATCCTGCTGTGAAGAGCTGTGTCCTACCTCAGACCAAGACACCCGTGAGCTGGTGAGGAGGCAGAGGGCATGGGCCTTGAAGGATCTGGGACCTCAGAAAGGCTCCAACCCCTGAGCCCCACTTACGTCTTTGCAGCTTCAACATCCAGATGTGTGTTGGAGCCACTGGGCACAACATTCCTCAGAAGCTATGTGAGTGGCATGaagggggcaggagggaggtgggcTTGGACTCTCCCGGAGGCTGGCCAGGGAGGTCCTGACTCTTCTGCTTGCCCTGCCAGCCCTAAATGCCGAGCTGCAGCTGGACCGGCAGAAGCCCCGCCAGGGCCGGCGGGTGCTGCTGCTGGGCTCTCAACAGGCAGGCACCACCCTGAACCTGGATCTGGGCGGAAAGCACAGCCCCATCTGCCACACCACCATGGCCTTCCTTCGAGTATGCCCAGGCAGGGGATTGGCAGGGCTGGGAGAGTAGAACTTACCCACTGGACTTGTTCATCTAGCCCTGGGGCACTGAGCTGGGTGCTGTGAGTCCGGGGGTGGTCAGGACACGGTGCCTACTGGCCAGGAGAAGGTGGGATGTGTATGGTAGCAAGATGGCCTGACTCTTGCCCCTGTCCTAGGATGAGGCAGACTTCCGGGACAAGCTGAGCCCCATTGTGCTCAGCCTCAATGTGTCCCTACCGCCCACGGAGGCTGGAATGGCCCCTGCTGTCGTGCTGCATGGAGACACCCATGTGCAGGAGCAGGTAGGGACAGGCAGGGACAGGCCAGGGAGGTGCAGGACCCCTGATAGCAAATCAGGATTACGGTTAGTGCCAAGTCACAATGTGAACCCCAAAACCTTGATGTCATTCCAAACCCTAATGAAAACCTCAAAAtccagccagtcatggtggctcacacctgtaatcccagcactttgggagaccgaggcaggcagattacctgaggtcaggagttagagaccaacctggccaacatggtgaaaccccatctctactaaaaatacaaaaaaaattagccgggtgtggtgacgcatgcctgtaattccagctactcgggaggctgaggcaggagaatcacttgaacccaggaggcagaggttgcagtgagccaagagtgtgccacagcactccagcctgggtgacagagcaagactctgtctcaaaaaaaaaaaaaaaagccaggcacagtggctcacgcctgtaatcccagcactttgggaggccaaggcgggtggatcacgaggtcaggagatcaagaccatcctggctaacacagtgaaaccccatctactaaaaatacaaaaaaaaaaaaaaaattagctgggcgtggtggcgggtacctgtagtcccagctactcgggaggctgaggcaggagaatggcgtgaaccccgggggacggagcttgcagtgagccgagatagtgccactgcactccagcctggacgacagagcgagactccgtctccaaaaataaaataaacacctaAAAATCCCAGTATCCCCTAAGCTCTGATGTAAATTGACAAACCCTGACATTGTCCCAAACCTCCAAATAAACCCGAGCCCCGATACCATCTACAAACTCCTTTTCGTCCT contains the following coding sequences:
- the ITGA2B gene encoding integrin alpha-IIb isoform X2 — protein: MSIHPRGGLTHFLAILATMSPGAIALCSARCSASYLGFQFDKKRLPVEESEGKEEELAHFCLGGCGRRKMARALCPLQALWLLEWVLLLLGPCAAPPAWALNLDPVQLTFYAGPNGSHFGFSLDFHKDSHGRVAIVVGAPRTLGPSQEETGGVFLCPWRAEGGQCPSLLFDLRDETRNVGSQTLQTFKARQGLGASVVSWSDVIVACAPWQHWNVLEKTEEAEKTPVGSCFLAQPESGRRAEYSPCRGNTLSRIYVENDFSWDKRYCEAGFSSVVTQAGELVLGAPGGYYFLGLLAQAPIADIFSSYRPGILLWHVSSQSLSFDSSNPEYFDGYWGYSVAVGEFDGDLNTTEYVVGAPTWSWTLGAVEILDSYYQRLHRLRGEQMASYFGHSVAVTDVNGDGRHDLLVGAPLYMESRADRKLAEVGRVYLFLQPRGPHALGAPSLLLTGTQLYGRFGSAIAPLGDLDRDGYNDIAVAAPYGGPSGRGQVLVFLGQSEGLRSRPSQVLDSPFPTGSAFGFSLRGAVDIDDNGYPDLIVGAYGANQVAVYRAQPVVKASVQLLVQDSLNPAVKSCVLPQTKTPVSCFNIQMCVGATGHNIPQKLSLNAELQLDRQKPRQGRRVLLLGSQQAGTTLNLDLGGKHSPICHTTMAFLRDEADFRDKLSPIVLSLNVSLPPTEAGMAPAVVLHGDTHVQEQTRIILDCGEDDVCVPQLQLTASVTGSPLLVGADNVLELQMDAANEGEGAYEAELAVHLPQGAHYMRALSNVEGFERLICNQKKENETRVVLCELGNPMKKNAQIGIAMLVSVGNLEEAGESVSFQLQIRSKNSQNPNSKIVLLDVPVRAEAQVELRGNSFPASLVVAAEEGEREQNSLDSWGPKVEHTYELHNNGPGTVNGLHLSIHLPGQSQPSDLLYILDIQPQGGLQCFPQPPVNPLKVDWGLPTPSPSPIHPAHHKRDRRQIFLPEPEQPSRLQDPVLLSCDSAPCTVVQCDLQEMARGQRAMVTVLAFLWLPSLYQRPLDQFVLQSHAWFNVSSLPYAVPPLSLPRGEAQVRTQLLRALEERAIPIWWVLVGVLGGLLLLTILVLAMWKDFKAVWSEKGQRKAGSAVA
- the ITGA2B gene encoding integrin alpha-IIb isoform X1, which encodes MSIHPRGGLTHFLAILATMSPGAIALCSARCSASYLGFQFDKKRLPVEESEGKEEELAHFCLGGCGRRKMARALCPLQALWLLEWVLLLLGPCAAPPAWALNLDPVQLTFYAGPNGSHFGFSLDFHKDSHGRVAIVVGAPRTLGPSQEETGGVFLCPWRAEGGQCPSLLFDLRDETRNVGSQTLQTFKARQGLGASVVSWSDVIVACAPWQHWNVLEKTEEAEKTPVGSCFLAQPESGRRAEYSPCRGNTLSRIYVENDFSWDKRYCEAGFSSVVTQAGELVLGAPGGYYFLGLLAQAPIADIFSSYRPGILLWHVSSQSLSFDSSNPEYFDGYWGYSVAVGEFDGDLNTTEYVVGAPTWSWTLGAVEILDSYYQRLHRLRGEQMASYFGHSVAVTDVNGDGRHDLLVGAPLYMESRADRKLAEVGRVYLFLQPRGPHALGAPSLLLTGTQLYGRFGSAIAPLGDLDRDGYNDIAVAAPYGGPSGRGQVLVFLGQSEGLRSRPSQVLDSPFPTGSAFGFSLRGAVDIDDNGYPDLIVGAYGANQVAVYRAQPVVKASVQLLVQDSLNPAVKSCVLPQTKTPVSCFNIQMCVGATGHNIPQKLSLNAELQLDRQKPRQGRRVLLLGSQQAGTTLNLDLGGKHSPICHTTMAFLRDEADFRDKLSPIVLSLNVSLPPTEAGMAPAVVLHGDTHVQEQTRIILDCGEDDVCVPQLQLTASVTGSPLLVGADNVLELQMDAANEGEGAYEAELAVHLPQGAHYMRALSNVEGFERLICNQKKENETRVVLCELGNPMKKNAQIGIAMLVSVGNLEEAGESVSFQLQIRSKNSQNPNSKIVLLDVPVRAEAQVELRGNSFPASLVVAAEEGEREQNSLDSWGPKVEHTYELHNNGPGTVNGLHLSIHLPGQSQPSDLLYILDIQPQGGLQCFPQPPVNPLKVDWGLPTPSPSPIHPAHHKRDRRQIFLPEPEQPSRLQDPVLLSCDSAPCTVVQCDLQEMARGQRAMVTVLAFLWLPSLYQRPLDQFVLQSHAWFNVSSLPYAVPPLSLPRGEAQVRTQLLRALEERAIPIWWVLVGVLGGLLLLTILVLAMWKVGFFKRNRPPLEEDDEEGE
- the ITGA2B gene encoding integrin alpha-IIb isoform X4, which encodes MSIHPRGGLTHFLAILATMSPGAIALCSARCSASYLGFQFDKKRLPVEESEGKEEELAHFCLGGCGRRKMARALCPLQALWLLEWVLLLLGPCAAPPAWALNLDPVQLTFYAGPNGSHFGFSLDFHKDSHGRVAIVVGAPRTLGPSQEETGGVFLCPWRAEGGQCPSLLFDLRDETRNVGSQTLQTFKARQGLGASVVSWSDVIVACAPWQHWNVLEKTEEAEKTPVGSCFLAQPESGRRAEYSPCRGNTLSRIYVENDFSWDKRYCEAGFSSVVTQAGELVLGAPGGYYFLGLLAQAPIADIFSSYRPGILLWHVSSQSLSFDSSNPEYFDGYWGYSVAVGEFDGDLNTTEYVVGAPTWSWTLGAVEILDSYYQRLHRLRGEQMASYFGHSVAVTDVNGDGRHDLLVGAPLYMESRADRKLAEVGRVYLFLQPRGPHALGAPSLLLTGTQLYGRFGSAIAPLGDLDRDGYNDIAVAAPYGGPSGRGQVLVFLGQSEGLRSRPSQVLDSPFPTGSAFGFSLRGAVDIDDNGYPDLIVGAYGANQVAVYRAQPVVKASVQLLVQDSLNPAVKSCVLPQTKTPVSCFNIQMCVGATGHNIPQKLSLNAELQLDRQKPRQGRRVLLLGSQQAGTTLNLDLGGKHSPICHTTMAFLRDEADFRDKLSPIVLSLNVSLPPTEAGMAPAVVLHGDTHVQEQTRIILDCGEDDVCVPQLQLTASVTGSPLLVGADNVLELQMDAANEGEGAYEAELAVHLPQGAHYMRALSNVEGFERLICNQKKENETRVVLCELGNPMKKNAQIGIAMLVSVGNLEEAGESVSFQLQIRSKNSQNPNSKIVLLDVPVRAEAQVELRGNSFPASLVVAAEEGEREQNSLDSWGPKVEHTYELHNNGPGTVNGLHLSIHLPGQSQPSDLLYILDIQPQGGLQCFPQPPVNPLKVDWGLPTPSPSPIHPAHHKRDRRQIFLPEPEQPSRLQDPVLLSCDSAPCTVVQCDLQEMARGQRAMVTVLAFLWLPSLYQRPLDQFVLQSHAWFNVSSLPYAVPPLSLPRGEAQVGFFKRNRPPLEEDDEEGE
- the ITGA2B gene encoding integrin alpha-IIb isoform X3: MSIHPRGGLTHFLAILATMSPGAIALCSARCSASYLGFQFDKKRLPVEESEGKEEELAHFCLGGCGRRKMARALCPLQALWLLEWVLLLLGPCAAPPAWALNLDPVQLTFYAGPNGSHFGFSLDFHKDSHGRVAIVVGAPRTLGPSQEETGGVFLCPWRAEGGQCPSLLFDLRDETRNVGSQTLQTFKARQGLGASVVSWSDVIVACAPWQHWNVLEKTEEAEKTPVGSCFLAQPESGRRAEYSPCRGNTLSRIYVENDFSWDKRYCEAGFSSVVTQAGELVLGAPGGYYFLGLLAQAPIADIFSSYRPGILLWHVSSQSLSFDSSNPEYFDGYWGYSVAVGEFDGDLNTTEYVVGAPTWSWTLGAVEILDSYYQRLHRLRGEQMASYFGHSVAVTDVNGDGRHDLLVGAPLYMESRADRKLAEVGRVYLFLQPRGPHALGAPSLLLTGTQLYGRFGSAIAPLGDLDRDGYNDIAVAAPYGGPSGRGQVLVFLGQSEGLRSRPSQVLDSPFPTGSAFGFSLRGAVDIDDNGYPDLIVGAYGANQVAVYRAQPVVKASVQLLVQDSLNPAVKSCVLPQTKTPVSCFNIQMCVGATGHNIPQKLSLNAELQLDRQKPRQGRRVLLLGSQQAGTTLNLDLGGKHSPICHTTMAFLRDEADFRDKLSPIVLSLNVSLPPTEAGMAPAVVLHGDTHVQEQTRIILDCGEDDVCVPQLQLTASVTGSPLLVGADNVLELQMDAANEGEGAYEAELAVHLPQGAHYMRALSNVEGFERLICNQKKENETRVVLCELGNPMKKNAQIGIAMLVSVGNLEEAGESVSFQLQIRSKNSQNPNSKIVLLDVPVRAEAQVELRGNSFPASLVVAAEEGEREQNSLDSWGPKVEHTYELHNNGPGTVNGLHLSIHLPGQSQPSDLLYILDIQPQGGLQCFPQPPVNPLKVDWGLPTPSPSPIHPAHHKRDRRQIFLPEPEQPSRLQDPVLLSCDSAPCTVVQCDLQEMARGQRAMVTVLAFLWLPSLYQVRTQLLRALEERAIPIWWVLVGVLGGLLLLTILVLAMWKVGFFKRNRPPLEEDDEEGE